TATAAATACAATCTCACATAAGTTGCTACAGAACAGCAATAACACAATTTTAGTCTTCCATCCCTAGCATCATCTTGATTACCAGAAGCAATTTCTTTATCTTCCGTGGAATTATGCTCACTTGGGCCAGCAAGTGAGTTTAAAAACATCTGCTCAAATAAATGAAgcctattaatttattttttttaagtttggtttttttaaaaataagtcatCGGGATACTGTCAGAAAATCTACACAAGCACTCGAATTCATTCTTGGCAAGGAACAGAAGAGGAGCCATGAGAAAACAATATccaggaatatttatttattgaatgtatatcctgccttttgctAAAAGGCAGCTATGTTTCTTAAACACCATTAGCTATTCTTACAGACAATGGCCAACGTATTAACTCTGCACCTGTAGAAGCAAAGAATGCATATGCACAACACCAACACTCATGATTCTGAAGCACAGGTGACAGATTATTTTTGTCTACCCCCATTTCCCCCACAAGCACTCAAAGCAATCTGGAACTCGGTCCCTGAGGGTGGTGACACCCTCAGAGACCTACTGGTGCTGTCACACTTAGCTTCTGGGCTAAGGGGGATCAGTGAAGTCTCCCCGCATGAGTGCCCACTCTTCAGAAGCACAGACACTAGCAATGCTGAATATATTTAACTGGATAGTATCTAGACAAAATTGAGCTTctttaagtcccactgatttcaacaagaaagttaagcacatgcttgaATCTCGCTCATGGAAATCAATGTGATGTAAAAGTACTTACATGTGCTTGAATCACTGTCTGCATGGATTCTTCCCCATGGAATTTTGTACCCAGAACATTAACTGGTGACATGACATGGGAAGTATGAGGCCTAAGCTGGATTTATTAAATATGTTAAGTATTTGGGGCAGTTAAACACTGCATTGTAAAACCAGCAATACAAATTACAGGTCTTGTATTTAAATGTTTGGAGCAGAACTGAAAACCTGATATATCCCTCTATTTGTAATAAACCACAGCAGTTTTGTGTATATATTCCACATATATATCCACATGCATCACTATTTCATTACCAGTCATAGTTACGGCTACTAAcgattttttgttgctgttgctaaTAATTCACAGTTTGGGTACAATGTAATCAATGAAGGTTACTCTGCTTCTAAagtatttaacacacacacatatacgcaAGCATGGAAATAAGACTACAGAATTCAGATAAGAGTctgagtctctctcagtctctctctcagcttttgaaTCAGAACCCCTTAGGCATGGGCATAGCATCCACTGGATGaaggggtgcaaatgtccctgggcccggagggtcaaggggcccacaagggccctgcccccccacccatgccACCTGCCGCTCTTTCCCTTTTACCCTTGTTTGCGGCAGCGGTGGGCagttttctcccctctccctggccgATGCAcaggcctccccattccctgccCACAATGCCGGCTTCTCTCGCACCTGCACGTGggcctccccattgagtaggCAGAGCACTGCATGCCGTGACATCACGGCACGCAATGCTCTCCCTACTCAATAGGGAGGCCCATGCGCAGGCGCAAGAGAAGCCAGTGTGCTGggcagggaatggggaggcccaTGCACTGGCTGGAGAGAAGCTGGCGTGCTGAAAAGCCCGCCCGCCTGCTGCTAGGGCACGCAGGGAGACCCCAAACAAACATTGCCCTGGGCCACCAGGAGTCTCCTACGCCCCTACCTTTAGGTCAGGATTAGTAAGTAATACAAAATACATGACAGGATGAACGCTTATCGATATATGTATATATCTGTGTTTTTAGCCCTTCAAACAAGAAGAAATCCAAGGCTGCCTCTCCCTCTCCGTAAAGCGTTTTGGATAACAGGGCGCTGCTACAGTCCTCTGCTTTCCCTTATGAGTGAAACAGACTGGGCCAGAAACAATCTTCACTGGTTTACTGGCTCTGTGCAAGAAGGAGAATATATATATGAATTCACAACGTTTCCCCCTGCAGTCAGCCTCTCTCCATCTCATATTAATTTTTTGCAGTTATCAAGTTGCCAGTACTGGCTTGGGACTACTGCCATGGTAGTGTTCAGGCAGAAGCTGATCCCATTGCTTTTCCAAAACAACCGTCTGTACACTGTCAATAATAAGGCTCCCTTCTCTAAACAGGGAAACTAATTCTAGCGGTTGAGATGATGTGCAGCCTACCATCACTGTAATGGTCTGCCCGGGGACTGCTGTGGACTGCAAAGCAAGCTCCGGTGCTGTCAGAAGCAGCGGGCGCTGAAGCCGCatttccacaggtttccccattCGCAACAATGGCtgggcatcatgtcagccagtatcagaTTAAAAGGTTTACATCTTGCTCATCAATGTATTCTTATTGATACATTGACACTCAAGCAtcagtcacacacacacttggaagAATGCAGAATTCTTCTAagttttttgttgggggggggaggtgtgttttgtttttttgccattgCCTAGTTAAATCGTGTGCATTTTTACTTGGGGGGCACATTGCATAGACACAAACCAGTCTGTATGTAATTAATACATTTTTCCAGTCATAGACACATCAACTTCCCAGATATACTTGGAAGTCAGTAATTCACAAATATACCTTCAATATAGGTTACTTCAACCTATGGTTATACCCAGGGAATCAACCTGAACCCCAAAACCAATTGAGAGGTTTCTTCaatgaaccagaactgaacccaaACCTAAAATCTTTTGGTTGTCTGGAACCTGAACCCCCAAGCATAAAAGGCCCCTGTTTGTTTTTGAATGTGTAAAGGGTTTTATAACCAAAGTACTTACAACAGGATAATTAAACAATAACCATACAATTATGAGCTGCGGGCCTGATTATTGTACCGCAATCACAAGCGGTTCACAAATCGGACAGTCAAGTTTCAAACGCACAACTGAAAGTTTTACTTTCATGTTTTTGACAAAGCTGTTTAAAAATTCAGAACAGTGTGAGAAAATGGAGTTAATTTAGTTATTGTATGTGCATTATAGAGGTACACTGCAAGCAACAAAgcttgatattattctgcatgaaagtTACCTAAACTCCTTTAAAACCAGTCAGTGTCCAAACCAGTTACCAAACTGCTTTTTAGAGTTTGTGTCTGAATTAGAGAGCAAAAAACTAATGGTGAACCTGAATTGAACCCGAAGATTTAATGGCTTGACTCTCTAGTTGTGCAATTTACAATGTATTTCCTGAGTTTAGTGAAAAGCCCTCTAGCATTCCCCATAGGCATTGATGAGGGACTTGCTATGCTACCCACACAGCACATACATTAATGTCCCTTCCCTGAAACATACAAAGCCATTTTAATTGTTCTGTAACCCTGGCAGACCCAGAACTTCATACAACAAGCCCAGTCATCTCACGACGGAGAACACAAGCTAAATTATCAGACATCCGCATCCTCACTTGCCATGGAGCAGATCCCCTGATCCAGCCAGGGGCACTATGCGCACAGAAGTGGGCTCCTTGATTCCTCCTAGCTGAACAGAAAACAGTGCTCTCAGCTTGGTGGTGATGAAGCAGTTCCCTATTCCAATCCACCAACTACCATTTGTGTAAATCCGCACCAACATGCATACCTACGCTGGCCCCCTAATCCCCCCTTTAAGTAGACAAATTACTCCCTGAATTCTAAGAGTGTATGGTAAgtacacagagaggctattcacactcacacacacgcaAAACTGGGCATGTGAACCCCTGGAATTGGCCCAATcctggtgactccatggtggcaaacctgcctatttagCCACCTTactaaatggggttaagggaccGAGTGCTCCCTTCCAAGCCCGGATCATGTGCGCGATTGGGGCAGTgttctgcagctcccagcagcccggCTCCCTGAGGATCACAGAGTGCCACTTAAAGAGTGGCCAGAAAGCTGGGAGCTGCAGCATTGTGGCAGGAAGCCTCTCGACttcccatgcaatgcattgtggggtcctggaggacttcctcctccagatcccctaTGTAATCAGCTCTGCCATGccagttgtgtgggcacacagTGCAGTGGAGCTCTAGCAAGCATCTGCTCATGTGGGGGAAACagaaaggctcctgcctcccccccccaccccagccactagGGATTttgatcgtgggaacagcctcgATGTTTATTTTAACAACCTAGTAGTGGCAAGATTACCTAAATCTTCACTTCACATCAAATTTCATTTGGGCCATCTGTTCCTTAGAGATCAAGACAGCTTCTGCCTCAATCAAGATTTAGTTGCATGCAACAACACAAGCCCAGAACAGTGACTGAGAATACACAGTGGCTGCAATGCTTAAATTCCAGCCAATATAGTCTCTCCATTATTACTAATACTTCTAGTTACTGAACACTTCTAAGAGCGTCATCCCCCCCGCAccaattttattctcacaaccaccacATGAGGTAGGCTATGATAAGAGACAGTGGCTGGTCCAAAGTTTTGTAACTGAATAGAAGGAGCAGAAGCTAGGCCTCCTCACTCCTAATTTGACCacaccaccacactggctcttcatCCTTGAGGATAAATGAGATGGCATTGCACATGTCCTATTACTGTCTCCATTTAAATGGGTTGTGGGCTAGGCTGTGTGTATGAGAGAAAATCATTGAACAGAAACTATGTCTTAAACTAGGAACAGGCAAAGACCTTTCAGGCATTATCCAAAATATTCCTATGACTTTTCCAGGGCTATAATCCAAGAGATACTTGCCAAGAGTCTCACTGAACTCAGTCGTCCTTCCTTCAGTAAACATGCTCCCAATTGGTCTAAGGGTTGCTATTAGCACCTATAAAGGAAATACTACTGGCCTTCATGCAGGAAGCTACCAACCTACCCTAGATTTTTAAAACATACGGCACAAAGAGGACTGCAAGAGACACTCGGCACCAGTTATGCTTTCAGAGCTTTCCTGAGATCAGAATAAAATGTAGTCAGTGTAGAAGCCATGGCAGTGTCTACTGCAGACTGGGGGAGCATTCCACGGAGATCTGTCTGGATGAAACCAGTCAAAAGACTGTGTCGAGGATTGTCCTTGAGTGGAATACAGAACCAGCCACAGGGATGGTTAAATCCTCTGACAAAGTTGTGTCCTACTTCACCATAGTCCAGGCTAAtacctgttttaaaagaaaacattgtAGCAGGTTTAAACCCTCATATACAAGGAATTACACCCATGGGGCATCTTTGAAGGCCATCTTTTaaaactgggctttctctgtggctgccccagagcttcggaatatgctccctagtgaaataagagcatctccttcctcATTTGATtgtaggaagaccctcaagacgcacctgttgTCACAGGCTTTTAACAGAAATCAAATTTAACCTgttcaattttaattttattagaCTGTTTTTACAGTATATTGTAAAAATGTAActgcttttactctgttttgtattgcgttttaaattctgtatactacctagagatgtacatatcaggcagtataaaaatatgataaaataaataaggccCAAAGGACCACAGGGAGATTTTCTTCATGTGCACTTCCTTCCAACAAATCAGCTCCCGAAACGTAGGGGACCTTGAGCATTAGTGCCCTCTGATGTCGTAAAAGATGTActtgaacaaaaacaaacaaaaaagtacaGAGCTCTGTTGTGTGTTCTAGCAAGCCATGCACTTGTGCATGTCTAACAAGTTACCAACTTTTCTCCTTGCCCATGCTCCTGTGCAGGTTGAGCTGTAGACATAAAGGAggctatcccccccccaccccttaacagttggcaatcctaatgcctgttctctggatccctgGTAGTTATGATTTAAGCCCCGTTTCTTACCCGTCACATCTCTCTTCCAAAACTTTTCAAATCAAAGGAAAAAAGGCCTTTCTCAGTGAGGGCACAAACAAAGCACTTGTGCTGCAACTGACATATTGGAATGAATTCATAGTTTtccacacagaaatcaaatttcCCACTGTAGGGAAATTGTGTGTCAAGTGTCCTTaaggtatctgccttatgtttctttttagattgtgagccctttggggatggataccatcttatttatgtattatttttttcttatgtaaactgctttgagaacttttgttgagaagaggtatagaaatattcatcatAGTACTACACATTTGCTTTGGTGAGCCTAGTATCAGGCTCAGAAGTTTACTTACTAGCCACACATTTACTAGCCTCTGATTTCTGGGTAACCACATTAACCCAACTCTGCTTGCACCGAGCAGTTTTTGAACAGGACTTCCAGCCTGCAAAGTGTTAGCCAGGATATTAATCAGAATAATGCTAGTGTTTTTTAGGTCTTTAACTTTGAAGAAGTGCAGGACAACAGGCTCTTTTGTTGCAAATCCCAGCCCAAACCTGCACAGAGTTGATTTCCATGGACTTAGGTATATTTAACACGATCAGGGGCTATAAGGTAGGGGTCCCAAATGGcaaccttcctgcagatgttggcctacaattcccatcatccctgagtgCTGGCAaatgtgactgaggatgatgggatctgCAGTGCAACAGCAGCTGGAATGCCATAGTTTGAGCACAGTAAGGCAATTCGGCTTAATGAGAAATTACCACATGACAGAAGCCCTTCCTCATGGTCCGTCGTGTAGGAAAAGTCAACAAACTCTCTCGGGGCAATGATGTTCCACAGCTGACCAGCGGTGGTGTAGCGCATCACACAGCAATTCTGCAAGACAATGGTAAAATGCCAGTCCAGGAAGTATCCATTTATGTAAAGCTAGCATTTATGGTTACAAAGGAGTTGGAGAGACTGGCTGAAATGATGCACAGCCCACTGTCACCGTAACGCTCCAGCCGCCTTGTAAGCAACCCCAACACTGTTCAGAACCAGCGGTCGCGCAAGCAGCACCTACCGCagtttcccccagaactgcaggttctgaacagtgttggggctgcttacgagtccacagcagccccatcaacaacaaatatttatataccgctttttaaaaagtgtgtctctaaagtggtttacatagagaaataataaataaatgaagatggatccctgtccccaaagggctcgcaatccaaaaagaaactgaagataaacaccagcaaccgtcactggaagggtactgtgctgggggtggatagggccagttgtctccccctgctaaacacagagaatcgccacattaaaaaggtgcctctttgccacgttagcaggggtaatgctcCAAGGCAGAGCATAATGGTGGCGGTAGGCTGTGCATCACGTCATTTAGTTAGCTTCTTGAGTATGTTGTAAATTCAGCAGAAGACAAAAATACTCTGTAGTCAGACTCTGGCTAAAAGCCACGCAAGTCAGAATGTGAGAAGCTAGAACCAATCACtcactcaaaacagaacattggCAGCTGTTGAAGGCTATTAAAATTGAGGGGGTATAAACAGTAAGAAAGCTATAAAATTGCTAAATGGTTAGAACTTTATAAACTGATAAGGTTTATAAAGACTGTATTGCGGTCTTTGGCTGTCACAAAGCAGCCAGAGCAGAGAAACTGTAAGCACTGTGAATCAGCAGTTACAGTCTAATAAAGACTAAAGAGTATTACAAATTAAAAGAGATTACAACTGTATaggttaaaaatgttaaaattgtGGTATAGCTAAAATCTAAGTGTAAAGGGCAATAGGGTTTTAAGAGTTATTTTTAAAGCAGCATATTTTgtagtacctgcaggagccagtggcaggctgggagatggagtcaatccagtttggggcaacatgtttccaagtctggctggacttggcgaCAGTTGCCCGgtggttcctctcatgcctgccaagcagcgtccagagcaagagggtgaTCTCCATGGCCAAGGGACGTGGTAATAACCCATTGCTCACACTAGGATAATGAACTGGTGGAgcggctggtcttcctgaaggtcaACCTCCACCCGCTGGGCTATCCCGAGCTGACCACGAGTGACTCatggccacccccacccactgcaacaccactggcagctcaaaccccaaacccagatgtgtcacagtttgCTTGTTAATGCTATTGACACACTCAGACATGCACGCACACCACCACCATGAccaatgatgagatgatggactggtgccctgtcaggctgtcagccaggcaGCACCAATCTAAGGCCATGGTGTTATCAGACACAAGCAGGCAGGGATGTacgctggagaagaagaggaggagttcttctcatggtaagagtataAGCTTGCTTTCTTGTCAGACTGTTGGTTCCTCAGGCCATGACtgttctgtcctcctgtctctctgtggcaggcaggatggaaggaagggaggtttggtttttttgttctctcagcactgaataagtataatatgcttgctgtgctattgctgctataattatctggctttgctggatctcacattgacaaaggcagaacctgagtgcctgccttccttgaattgtggtttggtttatttgtgagatagtgttgtggtgagaaatggacagtggcagctcttcacgacaaggtgtactcagtcaaaatgtggctgaagacattgctgtagttgacTATGCTTGCTGATGCAAGGGTGATGCTatgctgtggcagttgttgcaatgctggagtaaggagtcataactgtgtgtgagagagcaacttgtgccaatgatgttactgcaacgCAGGCACTGGATTCTGAGTTAGTGATTCTTTTGGgggcatttttggactgtgtttgaaatgtgtgttctgtgttgggaatgACTGTGTGCTTGTACTGATTTTCAAGGAAGAGTTGCAAAATTAGGCActtgcttgttctggccatagggaacaatgagaaaCTCAAaatacctcattgttccccatgggtagctcctaggaacaccaaagtgggttgcgtcttgtggtagcaagcatgccgtgtacccttagctaagcagggtctgccctggttgcatatgaagtgtgagtactgtaagatattccccatagggaacagaaccactagagcagtgtttctcaaactttttggagtcaaggaccgctaaattcttcgtgcagagtttcaaggaccgctacattcttcatgcgccatttcccggaccagcagttagtaaaggggtttcaagtctgtctatttatctatctatctatctatctatcagacttctctactgcccaaaacttgcatctctgggcagtttagaatgaaaatcatataagcattaaaataattaaatttggaatcttttgcaaacatggaatattaggggttcttaaccttgggtccctcagttaaactcccataacccccaacaacaatggcatttggccattatggctggagattatgggagtagaagtccaccaacatctgggtacccaaggttgagaacccctgaatctaaaagcctgggtgaacaaatttgtctccagtatgtcttcagtatgtgtggggtgggggtggaggtgcttgtgattactcaatggagaggggatgttgggccattagaaaaatccaaaagctacatggggccaatgaaaacaacatacaagcaagccccactgatgcaagagggaaacagcgttccctctcaaggcgcctcgaccacaacaggcagctgggtttcaatcaaccaacctttggctgcaaacaatgagcatgcaagaaccagcagcccttcaagtggcgcccactgccatactttttcctccatgcccccacaccgcatacagtttgaagctataaagatagggaataagatagctgtaggaagatctcagcagcatgtggaggcaaggcacaagaagggtcccatgtctccgtgatactcttcctcttccatgccatgtgcaaaattgaggaagtgagtgccttgatttcagttggggggggttgactcccagtcagggaccggcactcaacccttcggggaccggcagcagtccagggaccagtggttgggaaacactgcactagagcatctaggttccatgttccttccctggcatctccaggatagggctcagagatattcctgccttcaaccttggaaaagccgctgccagtctgtgtaaacaatactgaatgagatggacctatggtctgactcagtatatggcagcttcctatgttccaatgtacctatcacccaacccacaaaagaaatgggaaagtgggtggtttggggaaaggtaaacaaaaataataattaagaattGCCAGCTTGCTCAttacttttgtgggttggatggcagATAACAACCATTATGCTATACTATgccaacccactttagtgtctctaggaactacccatggggaacaatggggagttttgagttccccattgttccctatgccaaaacatttgaaacagactcaaaacgttttgagtgttttgctGAATCGTTGCAA
Above is a window of Hemicordylus capensis ecotype Gifberg chromosome 2, rHemCap1.1.pri, whole genome shotgun sequence DNA encoding:
- the STARD4 gene encoding stAR-related lipid transfer protein 4, whose amino-acid sequence is MADFPDAAPLATKLRNTLIQYYNIEENAWRIAKKTKDTTVWRKPSEEFCGYLYKTQGIVEDVTNRIVDHIRPGPYRLDWDSLMTSMDIVDEFEENCCVMRYTTAGQLWNIIAPREFVDFSYTTDHEEGLLSCGISLDYGEVGHNFVRGFNHPCGWFCIPLKDNPRHSLLTGFIQTDLRGMLPQSAVDTAMASTLTTFYSDLRKALKA